Proteins from a genomic interval of Salvelinus sp. IW2-2015 linkage group LG14, ASM291031v2, whole genome shotgun sequence:
- the LOC111972944 gene encoding ephrin type-A receptor 7-like yields the protein MGSTSIPCLWITFCIHLCCFMDTGKAQNAKEVILLDSKAQQTELEWISYPPSGWEEISGLDENYTPIRTYQVCQVMEPNQNNWLRTSWIEKGDAQRIFVELKFTLRDCNSLPGVVGTCKETFNLYYQETDSEVGRNIRENQYVKIDTIAADESFTQGDLGERKMKLNTEVRIIGPLSRRGFYLAFQDVGACIALVSVKVYYKKCWSIIENLATFPDTVTGSEFSSLVEVEGMCVSDAEEEADNSPKMHCSAEGEWLVPIGKCICKAGFHQKGDACEPCGRGFYKSSSQDLQCSRCPAHSYNDREGSWRCDCEDGYYRAHSDPPSVACTRPPSAPQNLVYNINQTTVSLEWSPPADTGGRNDVTYRIMCRRCSWEPEECVPCGGNVGYSPQQAGLVDTYVSVVDLLAHANYTFEVEAVNGVSDLSRTQRLFAAVSIATSQASKESDWLIEIKSILRFGSNPEQGPTS from the exons ATGGGTTCCACGTCGATTCCGTGTTTGTGGATTACATTTTGCATTCATTTATGTTGTTTTATGGACACTGGAAAAGCACAGAATGCGAAAGAAG TGATTCTGTTGGATTCCAAGGCGCAGCAGACAGAGCTGGAGTGGATATCCTATCCTCCTAGTGGG TGGGAAGAGATCAGCGGGTTGGATGAAAACTACACCCCCATTCGCACATACCAGGTTTGTCAGGTCATGGAGCCCAATCAGAACAACTGGCTTCGGACTAGCTGGATAGAGAAGGGCGATGCCCAAAGGATTTTTGTGGAACTGAAGTTCACTTTGAGGGATTGTAACAGTCTACCCGGTGTGGTGGGCACGTGCAAGGAGACATTCAACTTGTATTATCAGGAAACCGATTCGGAGGTCGGCAGGAATATACGAGAGAACCAGTATGTGAAAATCGACACAATCGCAGCAGACGAGAGCTTCACCCAGGGGGAcctgggagagaggaagatgaagctGAATACAGAAGTGCGCATCATTGGGCCGCTGTCCAGACGAGGGTTTTACCTGGCCTTCCAGGATGTAGGGGCATGCATCGCTCTGGTCTCTGTCAAAGTTTATTACAAGAAGTGCTGGTCCATCATTGAGAACCTGGCCACTTTCCCAGACACAGTGACGGGGTCAGAGTTCTCCTCTCTGGTCGAGGTCGAGGGCATGTGTGTCAGTGACGCCGAGGAGGAGGCCGACAACTCTCCCAAGATGCACTGCAGCGCAGAGGGGGAATGGCTGGTGCCTATAGGGAAATGTATATGCAAAGCGGGATTTCATCAGAAGGGCGATGCATGTGAAC CATGTGGCCGTGGGTTCTACAAGTCCTCGTCCCAGGACCTGCAGTGTTCGCGCTGCCCAGCACACAGCTACAATGATCGGGAGGGCTCGTGGCGCTGCGACTGTGAGGACGGCTACTACCGGGCGCACTCAGACCCACCCTCTGTGGCCTGCACAA GACCTCCCTCGGCGCCACAGAACCTGGTCTACAACATCAACCAGACCACGGTCAGCCTGGAGTGGAGCCCGCCGGCCGACACGGGCGGCCGCAACGACGTCACCTATAGGATTATGTGCCGTCGCTGCAGCTGGGAGCCCGAGGAGTGCGTGCCGTGCGGGGGTAACGTGGGATACTCCCCCCAACAGGCGGGATTAGTGGACACCTACGTGAGCGTGGTGGACCTGCTGGCCCACGCCAACTACACCTTCGAGGTCGAGGCAGTCAACGGGGTATCTGACCTCAGCCGCACCCAGAGGCTGTTCGCCGCAGTCAGCATCGCCACCAGTCAAGCAAGTAAGGAGTCTGATTGGCTCATAGAGATCAAATCAATTCTGCGGTTTGGCTCGAATCCAGAACAAGGTCCTACATCCTAA